One region of Channa argus isolate prfri chromosome 20, Channa argus male v1.0, whole genome shotgun sequence genomic DNA includes:
- the gngt2b gene encoding guanine nucleotide-binding protein G(I)/G(S)/G(O) subunit gamma-T2b: MARDMSDKEILKMELEQLKKEVATPRTPVGANCTDTINFVEGLLPNDPLIKGVSDDKNPYKADKGGCIIT; the protein is encoded by the exons ATGGCTCGGGATATGTCAGATAAGGAAATCTTGAAAATGGAGCTGGAACAGTTGAAGAAGGAAGTTGCCACACCTAGGACACCA GTGGGTGCAAACTGTACAGACACCATTAATTTTGTCGAGGGGTTGCTACCAAATGATCCACTGATTAAGGGCGTTTCAGATGACAAGAACCCCTACAAGGCAGACAAGGGAGGCTGCATAATAACATAG
- the si:ch1073-13h15.3 gene encoding inactive all-trans-retinol 13,14-reductase translates to MWLLIFLVCLVIWVGGTYWYLFGKPSPFSLESVRPPGPREFDQKKRDKVIKQGFSLDKVPQYLDVIIIGSGIGGLTAGATLAKAGKRVLVLEQHDQAGGCCHTYIEKGFEFDVGLHYIGQVHENSLLRIAFDQITEGQVEFHKLNQHFDIIQIGQGDKKREYTIFSGKTEMKAHLMKQFPNDTEAIETFFKIMKISAKKTHYLASLKLIPQWVSLFLLKSGIANLLSPVFRLSGTCATDFVNTLTSNKDLHVIFSYLFYGVPPKDSSILINALLIHHYKRGAYYPKGGASEIPFHIIRTIQKYGGNCLVRAPVSQILVNEKGAAYGVKVRKGQEEVEIHSPVVISNCGIFTTFQKLLPPEIQVKHEIQERLNMMKCGRGSFLVFCGFDGTEEELGLVSTNIWTYKNNDMDKSMDDFFALSKEEAPDNIPMMFITVPSAKDPEAKIRHPGKSCMTILTMVEYEWFEEWKDTTVRKRGEEYYNYKMRFAKNLFDWACTLFPKIRDKLVFQDVATPLTNMHYLGAQRGAMYAAEQNLDRFHAEAVARTTCNTPVKNLYISGQDVFSCGIAGALHGGLLCASTVLGQIVYIDLLLIKKKLKRRKAKELAQWAKTKRE, encoded by the exons ATGTGGCTCTTGATTTTCTTAGTCTGTTTAGTTATATGGGTCGGTGGCACATACTGGTACCTATTTGGAAAACCAAGCCCTTTCTCCCTAGAGTCAGTGAGGCCTCCTGGACCTCGTGAGTTTGATCAGAAGAAGCGGGACAAAGTCATTAAGCAAG GTTTCAGTCTTGACAAGGTGCCTCAGTATTTGGATGTCATCATCATCGGTAGTGGCATAGGTGGGCTGACAGCTGGAGCCACACTGGCCAAAGCAGGAAAGAGAGTCCTTGTGCTGGAACAACATGACCAAGCAGGAGGCTGCTGCCACACCTATATAGAGAAAGGCTTTGAGTTTGATGTTG GGCTTCACTACATTGGTCAGGTCCATGAGAACAGTCTTTTGCGTATCGCCTTTGACCAGATCACTGAAGGCCAGGTGGAATTTCACAAGCTGAATCAACACTTTGACATCATTCAGATTGGCCAAGGCGATAAGAAACGAGAATACACCATCTTCTCAGGTAAAACTGAGATGAAAGCCCATCTGATGAAGCAGTTCCCTAATGACACTGAGGCCATTGAGACATTCTTCAAAATCATGAAG ATCTCAGCTAAGAAGACCCACTATCTGGCAAGTCTAAAGCTGATCCCTCAGTGGGTATCATTGTTCCTGCTGAAGTCAGGCATCGCAAACCTATTGTCCCCAGTTTTCCGCCTTTCCGGCACATGTGCAACAGACTTTGTGAACACCCTGACCAGCAACAAAGACCTCCATGTCATCTTTTCTTATCTTTTCTATG gtgtACCACCAAAGGATTCCAGTATTTTGATCAATGCTCTCCTGATTCACCACTACAAGCGAGGTGCCTACTACCCTAAAGGTGGTGCCAGTGAGATCCCCTTCCACATTATCCGCACCATTCAGAAATATGGAGGAAACTGCCTGGTCAGAGCTCCTGTCTCCCAGATCCTGGTTAATGAGAAGGGAGCAGCTTATG GTGTGAAAGTGAGGAAAGGTCAAGAGGAAGTGGAGATTCATTCCCCTGTGGTCATCTCAAATTGCGGCATCTTTACCACCTTCCAGAAACTTCTTCCACCGGAGATTCAAGTCAAACATG AAATTCAGGAAAGACTGAACATGATGAAATGTGGCAGAGGATCATTCTTGGTCTTCTGTGGTTTTGATGGGACTGAGGAAGAGCTGGGCCTCGTTTCCACAAACATCTGgacatataaaaacaatgatatGGACAAGTC GATGGATGATTTCTTTGCATTGAGTAAAGAGGAAGCGCCAGACAACATTCCAATGATGTTCATTACCGTGCCATCTGCTAAAGACCCCGAGGCCAAAATAAGACATCCAG GAAAATCTTGCATGACAATACTGACCATGGTGGAGTATGAATGGTTTGAGGAATGGAAAGACACTACAGTGCGAAAAAGGGGTGAAGAATACTACAACTACAAAATGAGATTTGCTAAAAACCTCTTTGACTGGGCCTGCACTTTGTTCCCTAAAATCAGAGACAAG CTGGTTTTCCAGGATGTAGCAACCCCACTGACTAACATGCACTACCTGGGTGCCCAGCGGGGAGCCATGTACGCCGCTGAGCAAAACCTGGATCGTTTCCATGCTGAGGCTGTGGCAAGGACCACATGCAACACACCTGTCAAAAACCTCTACATATCAG GCCAAGACGTGTTCAGCTGTGGGATAGCAGGAGCTCTACATGGTGGACTCTTATGTGCCTCTACAGTGTTGGGTCAAATAGTCTACATTGACTTGCTCCTAATCAAGAAGAAGCTGAAGAGGAGAAAGGCCAAAGAGCTGGCCCAGTGGGCTAAGACCAAACGAGAGTAA